One Fundidesulfovibrio terrae genomic window carries:
- the cyoC gene encoding cytochrome o ubiquinol oxidase subunit III, producing the protein MMQTQSLTMPVNATGEHEVHDVAATQALGFWIYLMSDLVVFSGLFATYVVMAHNYAGGPTGKELFHLPDALLETMLLLCSSAVFGLAMVAMHKGDKRLVLAGLAAAFLLGLGFLSMEASEFHTMIREGAGPQRSGFLSAFFTLVGTHGLHVTFGMLWMAVMMVQTVAKGLTAPVQARLMRLGMFWHFLDIVWIGLFTVVYLMGVL; encoded by the coding sequence ATGATGCAGACGCAGTCTTTGACCATGCCCGTGAATGCCACAGGAGAACACGAGGTTCACGACGTGGCCGCGACCCAGGCGCTCGGTTTCTGGATTTATCTCATGAGCGACCTCGTCGTGTTTTCCGGCCTGTTCGCGACGTATGTGGTCATGGCCCACAACTACGCCGGAGGGCCCACCGGCAAGGAACTCTTCCACTTGCCGGACGCCCTGCTGGAAACCATGTTGCTGTTGTGCAGCAGCGCGGTCTTCGGCTTGGCCATGGTGGCCATGCACAAGGGGGACAAGCGCCTGGTCCTGGCGGGACTCGCGGCCGCGTTTCTGCTGGGGTTGGGATTTCTCTCCATGGAAGCGAGCGAATTCCACACGATGATCCGCGAGGGCGCCGGGCCGCAGCGAAGCGGCTTTCTTTCCGCGTTTTTCACCCTCGTGGGCACCCACGGCCTCCATGTGACCTTCGGCATGCTCTGGATGGCGGTCATGATGGTGCAAACGGTCGCCAAGGGATTGACCGCGCCTGTCCAGGCCCGGCTCATGAGGCTGGGCATGTTCTGGCACTTTCTCGACATCGTCTGGATCGGTTTGTTCACCGTCGTCTACCTGATGGGGGTTCTGTAA
- the cyoB gene encoding cytochrome o ubiquinol oxidase subunit I gives MLGKLSLSAIPYHDPIVMGAVYGSLLAGAGIIALITYFKKWPYLWKEWLTTVDHKKIGIMYIILAMIMLLRGFSDAIMMRAQQAVALGSSQGFLPPEHFNQVFSAHGTIMILFMAMPFLSGLMNIVVPQQIGARDVAYPFLNAVSLWLSTAGALLVMVSLGVGEFSRAGWSGYTPLTEMAYSPDTGVDYWIWSLQISGAGTLMTGINFLVTVLKIRAPGMTLMRMPLFTWTTVFTNVLIIFAFPILTVALALLTLDRYCGMHFFTNDMGGNTMMYINLFWTWGHPEVYIVILPAFGIFSEVVATFSRKKLFGYGSLVYATAAIMFLSFSVWVHHFFTMGTSANVNIFFGISTMLIAIPTGVKVFNWLFTMYRGRVRVTSPLLWTLGFLSTFAVGGLTGVLLSMPPADYVLHNSLFLIAHFHNMLVPGVLFGFMAGYAYWFPKAVGFRLNETWGKLSFWFWLTGFYLAFIPLYILGFMGMPRRMQHFDNPAWQPYLVIAALGTLLILFGVGCTLMQLLVSIKDRRANRDLTGDPWDGRTLEWLTSSPPAAYNFAVIPTVHDRDAFWDMKEKGTAYRKPDRYVDIEMPRNTFYGLAVGALAFLFGFAMIWYIWWLAGLSFLGLIAVVVARSSNDDINHVIPAAEVQRIEDLRSQGMA, from the coding sequence ATGCTTGGAAAACTGAGTCTCTCTGCGATTCCGTATCATGACCCGATCGTCATGGGCGCTGTTTACGGTTCGCTCCTGGCCGGCGCGGGAATCATTGCCCTGATAACATATTTCAAGAAATGGCCGTACCTCTGGAAAGAGTGGCTGACTACTGTTGATCACAAAAAAATCGGCATCATGTATATTATATTGGCCATGATCATGCTGTTGCGCGGCTTCTCCGACGCCATCATGATGCGGGCGCAGCAGGCGGTTGCCCTGGGTTCCTCCCAGGGATTTCTGCCCCCGGAGCACTTCAACCAGGTATTCAGCGCCCATGGCACGATCATGATCCTTTTCATGGCCATGCCATTCCTTTCGGGCCTGATGAATATTGTCGTGCCCCAGCAGATCGGCGCGCGCGACGTGGCCTATCCCTTTCTGAACGCGGTCAGCCTCTGGCTGTCGACGGCCGGAGCCTTGCTGGTGATGGTGTCCCTGGGCGTGGGCGAGTTTTCCAGGGCCGGCTGGTCGGGATACACGCCTCTGACGGAAATGGCCTACAGCCCCGACACCGGCGTGGACTACTGGATATGGTCCCTCCAGATCTCCGGCGCGGGCACGCTGATGACGGGAATAAACTTTCTCGTCACGGTCCTTAAGATACGCGCCCCGGGAATGACGCTCATGCGGATGCCGCTCTTCACCTGGACCACGGTATTCACCAACGTGCTGATCATCTTCGCCTTTCCGATACTGACCGTCGCCCTGGCCCTGCTGACCCTCGACCGCTACTGCGGCATGCACTTCTTCACCAATGACATGGGCGGCAACACGATGATGTACATCAACCTGTTCTGGACCTGGGGGCATCCGGAGGTCTACATCGTCATACTGCCTGCCTTCGGCATCTTTTCGGAAGTCGTGGCCACCTTTTCCAGGAAAAAACTTTTCGGGTACGGGTCGTTGGTGTACGCCACAGCCGCAATCATGTTCCTTTCCTTCTCCGTCTGGGTACACCACTTCTTCACCATGGGGACCAGCGCGAACGTCAACATTTTCTTCGGCATTTCGACCATGTTGATCGCAATCCCGACAGGCGTAAAGGTATTCAACTGGCTTTTCACGATGTATCGCGGAAGAGTGAGAGTCACATCGCCGCTCTTGTGGACGCTCGGGTTTCTTTCGACCTTCGCGGTCGGAGGCCTGACCGGCGTGTTGCTGTCCATGCCCCCGGCAGATTACGTGCTCCACAACAGCCTGTTCCTGATCGCCCATTTTCACAACATGCTCGTACCCGGCGTGCTCTTCGGCTTCATGGCGGGCTATGCCTACTGGTTCCCCAAAGCCGTCGGTTTCCGCCTGAACGAAACATGGGGAAAACTCTCCTTCTGGTTCTGGCTGACCGGCTTCTACCTGGCCTTCATTCCGCTTTATATCCTCGGATTCATGGGCATGCCCCGGCGCATGCAGCATTTCGACAATCCGGCGTGGCAACCGTACCTCGTCATAGCCGCCCTGGGCACGCTGCTCATTCTCTTCGGCGTCGGCTGCACACTCATGCAATTGCTGGTGAGCATCAAGGATCGTCGCGCCAACCGGGACTTGACCGGCGACCCTTGGGATGGCCGCACCCTGGAGTGGCTGACGTCATCCCCGCCGGCCGCCTACAACTTCGCCGTCATTCCAACCGTGCATGACCGTGATGCCTTCTGGGATATGAAGGAGAAGGGCACGGCGTACCGGAAGCCCGATCGGTATGTTGACATCGAGATGCCCAGGAACACCTTTTACGGCCTTGCCGTCGGCGCGCTCGCCTTTCTTTTCGGCTTCGCCATGATCTGGTACATCTGGTGGCTGGCGGGCCTGAGCTTCTTGGGCTTGATCGCCGTGGTGGTTGCGCGGTCCTCCAATGACGACATCAACCACGTCATCCCGGCCGCCGAGGTCCAACGAATCGAGGACCTGCGCTCCCAGGGGATGGCATGA
- the cyoA gene encoding ubiquinol oxidase subunit II gives MKRKFSFMFVMLTFLCVIPFLHGCSELVLFNPKGPIGESEKYIILVAFALMLAVVIPVIVMSIWFPLKYKETNTKAPYDPNWSYSKKIEIVMWLVPFVIVLILSTILWRETHRLDPYKPIASEAKPLNVEVVSLDWKWLFIYPEQNIAVVNQFVFPEKIPLSFKITSDTVMTSFFIPQLGSQIYAMAGMQTHLHLMADEQGDYTGQNQQFSGAGFPDMSFKAKATSQEKFDSWVQQVRQSPNKLDFARFDELRKPGVSGSVIFFSSIEPGLFEHIVNKYDPMTRGSYGTGETAHPAHGK, from the coding sequence ATGAAACGCAAATTCAGTTTTATGTTCGTCATGCTGACATTTCTGTGCGTTATTCCTTTTCTGCATGGGTGCAGCGAACTGGTTCTTTTCAATCCCAAGGGACCCATTGGGGAATCTGAAAAATACATCATTCTTGTCGCGTTCGCCTTGATGTTGGCGGTCGTCATCCCTGTCATCGTCATGTCAATATGGTTCCCGTTGAAATACAAAGAGACCAACACAAAAGCACCGTATGACCCGAACTGGAGCTACTCAAAGAAAATAGAAATAGTAATGTGGCTTGTACCGTTCGTCATTGTATTGATTTTGTCTACCATATTATGGCGAGAGACGCATCGCCTCGATCCCTACAAGCCGATTGCCAGCGAAGCCAAGCCGTTGAATGTAGAAGTTGTCAGCCTGGATTGGAAATGGCTTTTCATTTATCCGGAACAAAATATCGCCGTCGTCAATCAATTTGTCTTCCCTGAAAAAATACCGCTGAGTTTCAAGATAACGTCGGACACGGTCATGACGTCATTTTTCATCCCCCAGTTGGGCAGCCAAATTTATGCCATGGCCGGCATGCAGACCCACTTGCATCTTATGGCCGATGAACAAGGGGATTATACGGGTCAAAATCAGCAATTCAGTGGAGCCGGTTTTCCGGATATGTCGTTCAAGGCCAAAGCCACTTCTCAGGAGAAATTCGATTCCTGGGTGCAGCAAGTCAGGCAGTCTCCGAACAAGCTCGATTTCGCCCGCTTTGACGAACTGAGGAAGCCGGGCGTCAGCGGCTCCGTCATCTTTTTTTCTTCGATAGAACCTGGCCTTTTCGAACATATCGTCAACAAGTACGACCCAATGACTCGCGGCTCATACGGCACGGGCGAGACGGCCCACCCCGCACACGGAAAATAA
- a CDS encoding acyltransferase family protein translates to MGVLRFLLALIVCVDHFHGAVRASLPAFLGLGADMAVEVFFIISGFYMGMILHVKYAGESRTTAFYKSRFFRLFPVYWAILLCYLAAIAALRLGTGRWWHLGDWGQTMVGLDGASFLYAIASNLGIFGENVLFFLSMTTPASLFGAFSPEHPPSWGVLFIPQAWSIEIELYFYLLAPWLVRLRTRTLVPVVLACLGGKLWLKNIGLINDSWYLRNPFLDMGLFMLGILAYRLYKARFETGGQAALRGGLSVALLAALALYHKETAHPLFPLAVHACAFLGVPALFSLTRRITADRMVGELSYPIYLSHQMIFYVVAVCAGFSWVIPLSLAATVGFSALIFATLGRAVDTYRHGKY, encoded by the coding sequence ATGGGCGTTTTAAGGTTTCTACTGGCCCTCATCGTCTGCGTGGACCACTTCCACGGAGCCGTCCGGGCCTCACTTCCCGCCTTCCTGGGGCTGGGGGCCGACATGGCCGTGGAAGTCTTCTTTATCATCTCGGGCTTTTACATGGGCATGATCCTGCACGTGAAGTACGCAGGGGAGTCCCGGACGACGGCTTTCTACAAGAGCCGCTTTTTCAGGCTATTCCCGGTCTACTGGGCCATCCTGCTCTGCTATCTGGCGGCGATCGCGGCCCTGCGCCTCGGGACGGGGCGCTGGTGGCACCTGGGGGATTGGGGCCAGACCATGGTGGGACTGGACGGGGCTTCCTTCCTCTACGCGATAGCGTCCAATCTCGGCATATTCGGTGAAAACGTCCTTTTTTTCTTATCCATGACCACCCCGGCAAGCCTCTTTGGGGCGTTCAGCCCGGAGCACCCGCCGTCCTGGGGGGTGCTGTTCATCCCGCAGGCTTGGTCCATCGAGATCGAACTCTACTTCTATCTTCTGGCCCCCTGGCTGGTCCGGTTGCGCACACGAACCCTCGTGCCGGTGGTGCTCGCCTGCCTGGGGGGCAAGCTCTGGCTCAAAAACATCGGGCTCATCAACGACTCATGGTACCTGCGCAACCCGTTTCTGGACATGGGGCTTTTCATGCTGGGCATCCTGGCCTACCGGCTCTACAAGGCCCGCTTCGAGACTGGAGGCCAGGCAGCCCTGCGCGGCGGATTGTCCGTAGCCCTGCTGGCGGCCCTGGCGCTTTACCACAAGGAGACGGCCCATCCGCTTTTCCCGCTCGCCGTGCACGCCTGCGCTTTCCTGGGCGTGCCCGCGCTTTTTTCCCTGACGCGGCGCATCACGGCCGACCGGATGGTGGGAGAACTCTCCTATCCCATCTATCTCTCGCACCAGATGATCTTTTACGTGGTGGCCGTCTGCGCCGGTTTCTCGTGGGTGATCCCTCTGTCCCTCGCTGCTACCGTGGGCTTCTCAGCCCTGATCTTCGCCACCCTCGGCCGCGCCGTGGATACCTACCGGCACGGGAAGTACTAG
- a CDS encoding efflux RND transporter permease subunit: MRIDNFPEIKLPVVTVIWQYSGLSTPEMEQRGTPCSQHSLSITDKVVLNPPVDLADGARVKAGQ, from the coding sequence ATGCGCATCGACAACTTCCCGGAGATCAAACTCCCGGTGGTGACCGTCATCTGGCAGTATTCGGGCCTGAGCACGCCCGAGATGGAACAGCGCGGGACACCCTGCAGCCAGCATTCCTTGAGCATCACGGACAAGGTGGTCCTCAACCCGCCGGTGGATCTGGCCGACGGCGCCAGGGTGAAGGCCGGCCAATAG
- a CDS encoding AraC family transcriptional regulator, translating to MSEIAATMARLATQEGVTQTGVPGVRIYKTSRDIPRTPLLYQQGVIIVGQGSKRVYLGDDVYVYDPDHYLVLSVPLPAECEATVSEDEPLLSMVVDIDMGMLGGIISQLEDQAQCECLRPGCRHPGLSLARADEAFKETALRLLRALESPVESRVLGQGLVRELIFRIMCGENAASLHALATKNTGLSRIDKALKQIHSNFSQPFNVDQLAGFVNMSTSAFHRAFKDVTALSPIQYLKKVRLNRAKILLVDEGLRASDAARMVGYESVSQFSREFKRYFGASPRHLPEMQRA from the coding sequence ATGAGCGAAATCGCCGCGACGATGGCAAGGCTGGCCACCCAGGAGGGAGTGACGCAGACCGGAGTCCCGGGAGTGAGAATCTACAAGACCTCGCGGGACATCCCCCGCACCCCGCTTCTCTATCAGCAGGGGGTGATCATCGTGGGCCAGGGCTCCAAGCGGGTCTACCTGGGGGACGACGTCTACGTGTACGATCCCGACCATTACCTGGTGCTCTCCGTGCCCCTTCCCGCGGAATGCGAGGCTACGGTTTCCGAGGACGAACCCCTTCTTTCCATGGTCGTGGACATCGACATGGGGATGCTTGGCGGCATCATCTCCCAGTTGGAGGACCAGGCGCAGTGCGAGTGCCTGCGGCCGGGCTGCAGGCATCCGGGGCTCTCCCTGGCGCGCGCGGACGAGGCTTTCAAGGAAACCGCGCTGAGGCTCCTGCGCGCCCTCGAGTCCCCCGTGGAAAGCCGGGTGCTGGGGCAGGGGCTGGTCAGGGAACTCATCTTCAGGATCATGTGCGGCGAGAACGCCGCGTCGCTGCACGCCCTGGCCACCAAGAACACCGGCCTCTCGCGCATCGACAAGGCCCTGAAGCAGATCCACAGCAACTTCAGCCAGCCCTTCAACGTGGATCAGCTGGCAGGCTTCGTGAACATGAGCACTTCCGCCTTCCACCGGGCCTTCAAGGACGTCACCGCGCTCTCCCCAATCCAGTACCTCAAGAAAGTGCGGCTCAACCGGGCCAAGATCCTTCTGGTGGACGAGGGGCTGCGGGCCAGCGACGCCGCGCGCATGGTCGGGTACGAGAGCGTTTCCCAGTTCAGCCGCGAGTTCAAGCGCTACTTCGGTGCCAGCCCCCGACATCTCCCCGAGATGCAACGGGCCTAG
- the larB gene encoding nickel pincer cofactor biosynthesis protein LarB: MDTQETLKQLLTGIKNGSLDVEQGMERLRDLPFMDMGHTKIDLHRSLRNGFPEVIYGEGKTPEQVGEIFTRMREHVSVLATRVSPEMARHVETVCPEVRYNPLGRTLTCARGEIAYREGEIAIVTAGTSDLPVAEEARETCEMLGSRAWVVSDVGVAGIHRLLDRISDLRKARVIIVVAGMEGALASVIGGLVSQPIVAVPTSVGYGASLGGLSALLGMLTSCASGVTVVNIDNGFGAACAACKINNLFPA, encoded by the coding sequence ATGGACACGCAAGAAACCTTGAAGCAGTTGCTGACCGGCATCAAGAACGGCAGCCTGGACGTGGAACAGGGGATGGAGCGGCTGCGCGACCTCCCCTTCATGGACATGGGCCACACCAAGATCGACCTGCACCGCTCCCTGAGGAACGGCTTCCCCGAGGTGATCTACGGCGAGGGCAAGACCCCGGAACAGGTGGGCGAGATATTCACGCGCATGCGCGAGCACGTCAGCGTCCTGGCCACACGCGTCTCGCCCGAGATGGCTAGGCACGTCGAGACCGTCTGCCCGGAGGTCCGCTACAACCCGCTGGGCCGGACCCTGACCTGCGCCCGGGGCGAGATCGCCTACCGCGAGGGCGAGATCGCCATCGTCACCGCCGGAACCTCCGACCTCCCAGTGGCCGAGGAAGCGCGGGAAACCTGCGAGATGCTCGGCAGCCGGGCCTGGGTCGTGTCCGACGTGGGCGTGGCCGGCATCCACCGGCTGCTGGACCGGATTTCGGACCTCCGCAAGGCCCGGGTGATCATCGTGGTGGCGGGCATGGAGGGGGCGCTGGCCAGCGTCATAGGGGGCCTGGTTTCCCAGCCCATTGTGGCGGTGCCCACCTCGGTGGGGTACGGCGCGTCCCTGGGCGGGCTCTCGGCCCTGCTGGGCATGCTCACTTCCTGCGCCAGCGGGGTGACGGTGGTGAACATCGACAACGGCTTCGGCGCGGCCTGCGCGGCCTGCAAGATCAACAACCTCTTCCCGGCCTAG
- the larE gene encoding ATP-dependent sacrificial sulfur transferase LarE — MTPSVHTTEKKYRDLLGELRSMKKALVAFSGGVDSTFLLHAARQALDENVLAVSIATPYIPVPEIEDARSVAQAMNVRHLVVEVPFPEPLRANPPDRCYLCKLSLFTLLQDVAAREKIAHVLDGTNLDDLDDYRPGLRALGELGVKSPLLTSGLTKQDIRDLSKAHGLATWDKPAAACLLSRIPHGTRIEETELRRIDQAERFLKDLGFAAVRLRSHGDLARIEVPREWVGEVIEADRRHGIDARLKELGYRHVTVDLAGYRLGSLNVNAA; from the coding sequence ATGACGCCCTCCGTTCACACCACAGAGAAAAAGTACCGGGACCTGCTCGGTGAGCTGCGCTCCATGAAGAAAGCACTCGTGGCTTTCTCGGGGGGGGTGGACAGCACGTTCCTGCTCCATGCCGCGCGGCAGGCCCTGGACGAGAACGTCCTGGCCGTCAGCATCGCCACGCCGTACATCCCTGTACCGGAGATCGAAGACGCCAGGAGCGTGGCCCAGGCCATGAATGTCCGCCATCTGGTGGTGGAGGTCCCCTTCCCCGAGCCCTTGCGCGCCAACCCCCCGGACCGCTGCTACCTCTGCAAGCTGAGCCTCTTCACTCTCCTCCAGGACGTGGCCGCGCGCGAAAAGATCGCCCACGTCCTGGACGGGACCAACCTGGACGACCTGGACGACTACCGCCCGGGCCTCAGGGCCCTGGGCGAACTCGGCGTCAAGAGCCCATTGCTCACTTCGGGCCTGACCAAGCAGGACATCCGGGACCTTTCCAAGGCGCATGGCCTGGCCACCTGGGACAAGCCGGCAGCGGCGTGCCTTCTTTCGCGCATTCCCCATGGAACACGCATCGAGGAAACGGAACTCAGGCGCATCGACCAGGCCGAGCGTTTCCTGAAGGATCTGGGGTTCGCTGCGGTGCGGCTGCGAAGCCACGGAGACCTCGCCCGCATCGAGGTTCCGCGCGAGTGGGTGGGCGAAGTGATCGAAGCGGACAGGCGGCACGGGATCGACGCCCGGCTCAAGGAGCTGGGCTACCGCCACGTGACCGTGGACCTGGCCGGATACCGTTTGGGAAGCCTCAACGTTAACGCCGCCTAG
- the larC gene encoding nickel pincer cofactor biosynthesis protein LarC, which yields MKILYYDCFAGISGDMNLAAMIDLGVEPGYLRAELSKLGLDHEFELAVAADSRHGIHGTRVDVVLKHDDASHGHVHSLSELVEEHAHHHTDSPVGHAHAHGDSPHGHHHGHADAPEEHGHGHGHEGAPHGHHHGHAGSCGGHAHGHVDGQGAHQHGHAAHRNLADIESVIMGSALAHEVKLTSLAIFRKVAEAEAKVHGKALHEVHFHEVGATDSIVDIVGAAICFHRLGVDAVWASPVELGGGFVRCAHGLIPVPAPATVEILHGIPTTRGAVKHETATPTGAAILAALVDKFTATPALVTEKTAYGIGHRDAAIPNVLRVHLARAASSRPVGTVQDARLLQCNIDDMTAEMLGVAMDLLMENGAMDVHFTPIQMKKNRPATCVSLLCSAADEERFKDLLFRHTTTLGIKSFPLDKTVLDISFERLDTPLGAVTMKNAIRHGKVVRSKPELEDCREMARRHDMPLSDVYALIGRHRKERSS from the coding sequence ATGAAAATACTCTACTATGACTGTTTCGCCGGAATCAGCGGCGACATGAACCTGGCCGCCATGATCGACCTGGGTGTGGAGCCCGGATATCTGCGGGCCGAGCTTTCCAAACTCGGCCTGGACCATGAATTCGAGCTGGCCGTTGCCGCCGATTCCCGCCACGGCATCCACGGCACCCGGGTGGACGTGGTGCTGAAGCACGACGATGCTTCGCACGGCCACGTCCATTCTCTGTCGGAACTCGTGGAGGAGCACGCGCACCATCACACGGACTCGCCGGTCGGGCACGCCCATGCCCACGGGGACTCCCCGCACGGGCACCATCACGGCCATGCGGACGCTCCGGAGGAACACGGACACGGGCACGGCCACGAAGGCGCACCGCACGGACACCATCACGGGCACGCAGGCTCTTGCGGCGGCCACGCCCACGGTCATGTAGATGGCCAGGGCGCACACCAGCACGGCCATGCGGCGCACCGCAACCTCGCGGACATCGAATCCGTCATCATGGGGAGCGCCCTGGCCCATGAGGTCAAGCTGACCAGCTTGGCCATATTCCGGAAGGTGGCCGAGGCCGAGGCCAAGGTCCACGGGAAGGCGCTCCATGAGGTCCATTTCCATGAAGTGGGCGCCACGGACTCCATCGTGGACATCGTGGGCGCGGCCATCTGTTTTCACAGGCTCGGCGTGGACGCGGTGTGGGCGTCGCCGGTTGAGCTGGGGGGCGGCTTCGTCCGCTGCGCCCACGGCCTCATCCCGGTCCCGGCCCCGGCCACGGTGGAGATCCTGCATGGCATCCCCACCACCCGGGGCGCGGTGAAGCATGAAACCGCCACCCCTACGGGCGCGGCCATCCTGGCGGCCCTGGTGGACAAATTCACCGCGACGCCCGCCCTGGTGACGGAAAAGACCGCCTACGGCATCGGCCACCGCGACGCGGCCATCCCCAACGTCCTGCGGGTCCACCTCGCCCGCGCCGCGTCCTCCCGCCCCGTGGGCACGGTTCAGGACGCCCGCCTCCTGCAATGCAACATCGACGACATGACCGCCGAGATGCTGGGCGTGGCCATGGACCTCCTGATGGAGAATGGGGCCATGGACGTGCACTTCACCCCCATCCAGATGAAGAAGAACCGGCCCGCGACCTGCGTCTCGCTCCTGTGCTCCGCCGCCGACGAGGAGCGCTTCAAGGATCTCCTGTTCCGCCACACCACTACCTTGGGAATCAAAAGCTTCCCCCTGGACAAGACGGTGCTGGACATATCCTTCGAGCGCCTGGACACCCCGCTCGGGGCCGTGACGATGAAAAACGCCATCCGGCACGGCAAGGTGGTCCGCTCCAAGCCCGAGCTGGAGGATTGCCGGGAGATGGCCCGGCGGCACGACATGCCCCTGTCCGATGTCTACGCGCTCATCGGCAGGCACAGGAAGGAGCGGAGCTCATGA
- a CDS encoding aldo/keto reductase — protein MLYRKMPKNGDELSILGFGCMRLPMAEGKIDEERAIAQIRGAIDDGINYVDTAWPYHGGESEPLLGKALKDGYRERVKIATKLPSWLINSREDMDRYLNAQLEKLGTDHIDYYLVHALEGASWDKLEALGIREFLDQAKKDGRIVNAGFSFHGLAEDFRRIVDAYPWVFCQIQYNFLDQQFQAGTEGLKYAASKDIGVVIMEPLRGGNLGLLTPPPAVADLWNEAKTKRSPVEWALRWVWNHPEVTVVLSGMNEEAHIVENLAIAGEAHAGSLTVEELDLVDRVARKYQELMQVGCTGCAYCLPCPMGVKIPKCFDFFNKMHMFGNADEAKFMYIAFLSGMTSHDEPGFASQCVACGECLEKCPQHIAIPEILERVAAEMEGPNFQEQVEATRQHFKSGL, from the coding sequence ATGCTCTACAGGAAAATGCCGAAAAACGGAGACGAGCTCTCCATCCTGGGATTCGGGTGCATGCGCTTACCCATGGCGGAGGGAAAGATCGACGAGGAGAGGGCCATCGCCCAGATCCGCGGCGCCATCGACGACGGGATCAACTACGTGGACACGGCCTGGCCCTATCACGGCGGAGAAAGCGAGCCCCTGCTCGGCAAGGCCCTGAAGGACGGATACCGCGAGCGGGTCAAGATCGCCACCAAGCTGCCTTCCTGGCTCATCAACAGCCGCGAGGACATGGACCGCTATCTGAACGCCCAGTTGGAAAAACTGGGAACCGACCACATCGACTACTACCTGGTCCACGCCCTTGAAGGGGCGTCCTGGGACAAACTAGAAGCGCTCGGCATCCGCGAGTTCCTCGACCAGGCGAAAAAGGACGGTCGCATCGTCAACGCGGGCTTCTCCTTCCACGGGCTGGCCGAGGATTTCAGGCGCATCGTCGACGCCTACCCCTGGGTGTTCTGCCAGATCCAATACAACTTCCTGGACCAGCAATTCCAGGCAGGTACGGAGGGACTGAAATACGCCGCGTCCAAGGACATCGGGGTGGTCATCATGGAGCCCCTGCGCGGCGGCAACCTGGGCCTCCTCACCCCGCCCCCGGCCGTGGCCGACTTGTGGAACGAGGCCAAAACAAAGCGCTCCCCCGTGGAGTGGGCCCTGCGCTGGGTGTGGAACCACCCGGAAGTCACGGTGGTCCTTTCCGGCATGAACGAGGAGGCCCACATCGTAGAGAACCTGGCCATCGCGGGCGAGGCCCACGCCGGCTCCCTCACCGTGGAGGAACTGGACCTGGTGGACCGCGTCGCGCGCAAATACCAGGAACTGATGCAAGTGGGCTGCACGGGATGCGCCTACTGCCTGCCCTGCCCCATGGGTGTCAAAATCCCCAAGTGTTTCGACTTCTTCAACAAGATGCACATGTTCGGGAACGCCGATGAGGCGAAGTTCATGTACATCGCGTTCCTGAGCGGCATGACGAGTCATGACGAACCCGGTTTCGCCTCACAATGCGTGGCCTGCGGCGAATGCCTGGAGAAGTGCCCGCAACATATCGCTATTCCTGAGATTCTCGAAAGAGTCGCCGCAGAAATGGAAGGACCGAACTTCCAGGAACAAGTGGAGGCGACCCGGCAGCACTTCAAGTCCGGACTCTAG